GGGCGAACTGAATGAAAAAGCGCTAACCGGCTGGTGCAAAAGCCAGATGGAGTCGCACATGGTGCCACACCGTATCTGCCTGATGGCGCAATTCCCGCTTAATCCCAACGGCAAGGTTCACCGTACCCTGCTGCAAGAACAACTGGTTGCGGGCCGCACAGCGGCGCAACGCAGCCCGGCCTGATGGAGCCCTATTTATGTCAGCAAAATCACCTGAAACCAGCACCAGTGTGCTGCCCGATAACGCGGCAAGCTATTACCCTTATATCGTGAAAGCTATCGGCATGGTGCTGGAAACCGATGATCTGTCGGAGCTGCATCCGCATACCGATCTGGAGCGGGACCTGGGGTTTGAGAGCGGCATCTTCATTGAGCTGATGATGTACCTTGAAGAGATGATAACCGGGTTATCGATTGACCCGGTGATGCTGGACACCCAGCACATCACCACCATCGACTCGCTTGACCGCTTCATCCACGCACAACGGGAGCACGACCTATCTTGTGCACAGTAGCCGCATGGCAGTATCTGGTTTCGCTGTTTGCGCGCTTTGATGGCGTGCAGAGCGCTGCGGCGTATAGCGTGAACGGCGATCTCCGCTACCACCAGCTCTACCACAGCGCCCTGACGCTGGCTGCGCAACTCCAGGCCCACCATCAGGCAAGCGGACACCCACAGCCCGCGCCAGTGCTGCTGTATGGTCACAAACACCCGGCAAGTCTGGCAGGGTGGTGGGCCTGCCTGCTCACCGGCCACCCGGTGGTGCCGGTAGAAAACGACAATACCGCTGAACGGCTGCGCTTTATCGCCGACGGTATTCAGGCCGGCCTGCTGTTAAACGCCAGCGAGCACGCTGCACCTGAGTGTGGCTTGCCGGTTATCCTCGCCACGGTACTCAGTGAAGCGAGGATGCCGGATACCGACACTCCCCAGACGCTCGCCGCACTCTGCCAGCACATGGAGCACGCCTTTGGCCATAAAAAGGTGAGCGGCATTGCCTATATCATGTTCTCTTCCGGCACCACTGGCGCGCCCAAAGGGATCCAGGTCAGCTACCCGAATCTGGCCCATTTTGTGCGCTGGGCCGTTGAACACTTTGCCGACCCCGGCCCGGTCAGTGGCAATATTCGCTACTGTTTTGACGTCAGCCAATACGAGCTGTGGCTCGCCTGGTATTACCGCCAGCCGCTGTGCGTACTGGATTACCGGGATGTCATCAACACCCGCAAAATGATCGCCCGTCACGCCGATGCCGGAACCCAAACCTGGGTCAGCACGCCGTCACTAACACGTAACTACCTGCGTGATAAATCGTTTTGCCAGCAAAACCTGCCCGCGCTTAACCAATTTATTTTTTGCGGCGAAGTGCTGAGCAAAGAGTTGGTGCAGGCATTGCAGCACGCGTTTCCCGGCTGCCGCCTCGTTAATACCTATGGCCCGACCGAGTGTACCGTGGCAGTCAGCGCCTGTGACATCACGCCGTCAATGCTGGAGCACGACGCACCACTACCGCTCGGCACAGCCCGGCCTGGCGTCACATTGCGTATCGAGGGCGAAGCCGCACGCGGTGAAATCATCATTACCGGTGATGCCGTCAGCGCAGGCTATCTCAATGCCAGCCCGGCACAACAGGCGCGCTTTTTTACCGATGCCAGCGGCGTGCGCGGTTATCGCACCGGTGATATCGGATCGCTGCGCGATGGCCTGCTCTATTTTCATGGCCGGGAAGACAGCGAGCTGAAAATTCAGGGTTATCGCGTCGTTATCAGCGATATTGAAAATGCGCTGCGCGCGCATCCGCTGGTGCAGGATGCCATCGTCACCCCCTGGCTGCTGCGCGGTGTTGCTCAGGGACTACAGGCATTCGTGCTCGCTGACCAGCCTGATATTTTCCCGCAATTAGCCGACTACCTGCGCCGCTATTTCCCGGTCTATATGGTGCCGAAATTCTGGTATCCGGTAGAGGAGGCAGCGCTTAACCACAACAGTAAGCTCGATCGCCTGCGCGTGACAGAGCAGGCAATCGACAAGGGCAAACGCTATGTTTTCGTCAGTTCTTGACCCGATACAAACGCACATCCGCCAGCAACCACAGCAACTGGCCATCATCAACGACAGCGGCAGCTACAGCTTTGCCACGCTGGGTTTGCGCATTGAGGCCATTCGTCAGGTGCTGCGCGCGCATAAGCCGCACTGCGTGCTGATTTACGGCCACAAGCAGCTTGATGCCGCCGCTGCCATGCTGGCCTGTGCGTTTGAAGCGATGACGTTTACCTTTGCCGATATCGCCAACCCCGCCGAACGTATCGGGCGGATAGCCAGCGTCACACAGGCTGACTTGATACTACTGACATGTTTGCCGCCAGAGGGCAGCGCATTTCCGGCACTCCCCACACAGATGACCGATGCGCTGGCAGAGCGTGCGCCATTACGCCCCGCGCAGGCGGCTGAACCATCAACCCTGTTGTATGTACTGACCACATCCGGCACAACCGGTGAGCCCAAAGGTGTGAAAATCAGCCGTGGCAACTATGAAGCACTGGCGCGCTGGGCATTACCATTACTCCACCCTGAACCTCGGGGCGCGCACGTCAACCATGCCTGCCTGTCATTCGATTTGGGGATAATGGATGTGTTTCTGACGCTGGCTGCGGGTAAAACCCTCATCATGCTCGACCACCGCAATAACATTCGCCCGCGTAAGAACCTGTCACTGCTGGCTTCGCCCGCAATACAGGTGGAGAGTTGGTTTTCCACGCCGGGTTTTCTTGAATTAATGTGTGCAGATGCGCAATTTAGCCAGCACTCACTGCCTAACCTGAAAAAGATTGCCATTGGCGGCGAGGCGCTGCTGCCTGCATTGGCCACGACACTACACGAACGTTTCCCTCAGGCAGAGATTCTGCATTGCTATGGCCCGACAGAAGCCGCCTGTATGACACATGCCGCCCCGATAGGTCTGGATAATCTACCTGCCTCACCGCCGCTCTCATTAGGATGCGCTTGTGGCGACAACCAATTGGGCATCATTGACGCGCAACAGCACCCCGTCCCCTCTGGCACCGTGGGTGAAATTGTGCTGTATGGCCCGCAAATCAGTCCCGGTTATTTGCCAGAAACCGACCCGCGTAATGCGCTATTTGGTGATGGCCCTGCCGGGCGCTATTACCGTACCGGCGATCAGGGGTATCTCGACAGTCAGGGTCAGCTCTTCGTGAAAGGCCGTGATGACGGGCAGATAAAATGGCTGGGAAATCGCATAGAAACCGGTGATATTGAAGCCGTTACCCGCCAGTTAGACGCGGTACAACAAGCGGTGGTGCTCACAGAAAAAAACACCACCACCATCAAAGACCTGATTTTGTGTCTACACCTCGCGCCGGACACCGCCGAGCGGCGTGCCAGCCTGCGCCATGAACTGGCACAGCGTTTACCCGCCTATATGGTGCCACGCATCATTCATTTTACCGGCCCGTTTCCATTGACGCTGCATGGCAAAACCGACCGGGTGGCGTTAATGCGCCAGTATCAGGCCGAGGTGGCGGCAATCGATTAAAGACAGCGCGATAACGGTAAAAATCGCGTGACGACCTGCAAGCAGGCATAAAAAAAAACACCGGGTATCGGTAGTCTGTCATAAAGGATAATGACGGGGGAAAAGTCGTGAAATTCAGCCATCTTGGATATATCGTCAGGAATAGCGATACCACCATTGCAGCAATGGCCACCTTCTTCCCCCACATCGCCGTGCACCGTAAAAAAGTGACCGCCCAGCAAATTTATGTCACCTTCATGAATACCGCCGATGGCGATATGCAAATAGAGCTGGTCGAACCCCTGCCAGAAAACCGGCTGTTAAACGGCCTGCTGGAAAAAGAGAACAAAGCCTGCCTGCCTTACCATATCTGTTTTGAAGTCAGTGACTTTGAACAAAAGTATCAGCAACTGCGTGCAGAAGGCTGGCTGGCGTTAACGCGCCCGTTCCATGCCTACCCGCAAGGCCCGCTGGCCAGCCATTTGTATAAACCCGAGGCCGGTATCATGGAGATTATGTCTGGCAGCACCCAACTGATTGCGTTGGGAGAAACCGCATGAATGACACTGAACGTTTTCTGCTGCCGCTCAAACAGCTCATTGAAGATACCCTGCATGAAGGGCGTCATTTAGGCGGGCAAATTGATATCGACCCGGACAAAGCACGCATCACCGCGCAATACTCGCTCGCCCCAATGCTCAACACCCTCGGTGTGCCCGCTGATTTTCAGCCGGTCAGTTGGCTGACGGAACATGACACCGCGCTCAGGGCGCTGCCACTGCCGTTACGCTGTGAGCTGTATGAATCCTTCGGCTATATTGACCCCAATTTACTGTTTGCCGCGCCGGGGCCGGGTATGGCGGCGCTGGTCGTGGAAAACATGGGCACACAGGCGCAACAGGAAGCGTTCTTCACCGCATTTAAACGGGAGCTCACCTGGAGCAGTTTTGCCATGACGGAGCCGGAGGCCGGCAGCGATGCCCAGCATATCCAAACCCATGCGGTGAAAACCGATGGCGGCTGGCTTATCAACGGTGAGAAATATTTGATAGGTAATGGCGTCGTGGCGGACATCGGCGTGGTTTTTGCGCGCACGGCCCCCGGCCCATTGGGCATCAACGTGTTTATCTTCTCGCCACGCCACGATGAGGGGGTAGAGGCCGAGCGCATCCCGATACACGGTGTGCCCGGTTGTAATGTGTCGCACCTGCGTTTTCGTAATCTGTTCGTGCCAGATAACGCCCTGCTGGGGCAACACCTGAAACCCACCGAGCGCTTTGCCCGCTCGGCGATGGTCACATTTGATTCACTGCGCCCGTGCGTCGGGGCGATCGCGCTGGGCGTTGCCCGTGCTGCACTGGATTTATCACTGCAACAGCGCTGGGCAACCCCACGCAGCCAGTGGCGGCAAAAAGCGCAACGTCAGTTGCAGGCGGCACTGGCTCAGGCCCGGTTTATCTGTGAACGCATTGAACGAGGCGAGCCGTGCGGGCGCGAAGCCGGGCTGGCCAAAATTACCGCCACCCGGGTCGCAGAGCAGGTGGTGCTCAATGTCGTGCACCACGCGCCACCCGCCGCGCTGGCGCAATACCCTCGCCTTGCCAAAGCCTTACGGGATGTCAAGGCACTGGAATACACCGAAGGCACGACCTTTATCCATCTGCTCAATCACGGTTATCGGGGAGCGTAGCGTGGCGGTGCAGGTTATCGACAGCATACTGTCTGCCGTCGGGAGCACGGTTATACAGGAAACCGGCACGCTGAGCGTCGCCACACAGGTGCGCAGACTGACCCCGGCACAAGCGACGCAGTTAAGCCCGTGGCTGAGGCTAAACCAGCTTGATGTAAACCTCCCCTGGTTTATTCACTCGCCCTGTCAACACGATGCCACGGGCCTGCATGCCGCTCAGGTCATTACGCTTTGCCGCCGGTTTTGTGAAATACACCCTCGTGCAACCTTGCTTTACGAGTATTGCGGCGTGCCTTATCAGTTCCGCACGCCGTTACTGCAAAGCTTGCTCTATGCTGCGCCGGGTTTTCAGCACAGCCAGGGGATGAAGGCGCAAGGTGCTGCGCTGTCTGCCCACTCGCTCGCCAGTACGTTACTCGACGACGACAATGCCGTGCTGTATCTGCACGATCCCCTCGTGCGCATTAGCGCAAACGAAGATGCCGTACCGGTGCTATACCGCTACGCTACGTTGCGCCGGAGGTTGTGATGCCACTGAGTGCCTTGGCGTCTCGCGCCAGAGTGACAGCGATCCCGCGTTTACCCCCGCCAGGAGTGTACTCATGCTAGGACACCTTGAGGCGATTGAGGTCTCATTTCCCCCCGTCGTCCAGTCACTCAGCGAGGTTGCCGGGGAAGTTGGCCTCAACCCGCTGGATATCCGCATGTTCGAGCGCTTTTATGGCTTACGCCGCTTCCACGGTGGCCCCGGTACGCTCGACGATTTGCTCACACCGGTGATAGTGCAAATGCAGGCCAGCCAGCCCCAGGCGTTTGCGGCCATCAGTCACGTTGTGCATTGCCACACGGTGCCGGGCGTGCGCGTGTTTGAGCACGCCAGCCATTCGCCCGCCTGGCTCAGCCATTTTCCCGCGCATGTCGAATTCGCCAGCCTGACCATGGGGCACTGCGCAACGCCGCTGACCGCAGCCGACTGGCTGCTCAAACAGCTTGCCCCAGATGAATTCGGCCTGATGCTCATCGGCGAAAAAGCGTTTCATCCACGCGTTAAACTGATTCGTGACACCACCTTGATGGGGGAAGCGGCCTGCGCCGTTTTGCTCAGTCGTCGCGGGCGCGGCCCGGCGATTCTGAGCCGTTATACCGGGCAGGATGGCCGCTTTAGTGTACAGACCGGCTTCGATGCCGATGAAACCTCCGACTTTGGTCAGCACTATATTGATTTTACCCGCCAGCATCTCTATGCCGCGCTGGATAAAGCAGGTCTTAACATTCGTGAACTGGACTGGATAGCGCCACACAATGTCAATCGGTCATCGTGGCATCGGCTGGCACAGCTGCTGCCGTTTCCACGCGAGCGCATTTTTCTGGATAACATTTCTGTTTACGGCCATTGTTTCGGCGCAGACCCCTTCATCAACCTGCGTCAGTTGCAGCAACAACAGGCGCTCCACACTGGCGACAAGGTGCTGTTAGTCAGCGTTGGGCTGGGGGCGACGTACTCGTCATTATTGGTTCAGATTTAGCGCCAGCGCCCCCTGGTGTGGCATTGAGATGCAATATCGGGCAATACAGCGGCGTAATTCCCGATAAGGTAATTCGCAACAGGGTAAATAGTTAGTGAGCTACACAGTTAATAGTATTCATTATTAATCATAGAGATATTAAATAAAATAGATCGTCAGCACCGTGGTATGACGCCCCTTTATCTGACAGGCAGGACTACACATGAAAGCTCTTACGTTCAGTAATGTATTAAAGGAATTAGACGCGCTGGGCGAAAAACTGCGGCGCGCGGCCAGTGAAGCGGAATCAGACCGTGCCCGGGCATTGTCCTGCCTGGAAGATGAGTTGCTTTACACCATTGCCTATATCGGTATTCCGCCACAGTTTATTCCATTTAAAGGATGGGACTATCTGGCCTGTCACTACAGTGACCACATCAGTATGCTGGAATATTTAAGCCGTTTTGACGCCAGCGGCCTGATGATGTTGCCAGGCGCATCGCTGTCGGCACGGGCAGTGACCACACTCGGTACACCGGAGCAGCAGGCGTTCTTTTTCTCGCGCTTTAATCAGCCCCCCAACTGGGCCTTTTTCGCCGTCACCGAACCGGAGTTTGGCTCAGATACCCAGGCCATCATCTCCTCACTGACACGAACAGAAACCGGGTATCGGCTGAATGCGCATAAAAAATTCATCGGCGGCGCGCAACTGGCCTCGGTGGGTCTGGTGTTTGCACGCGAAGGCAACATACAGCGTCTGGTGATGGTCGAGCCACAGCAGGCCGCCGATCGGATGACCATCACCCCGCTGGAGCAGTTTGGTTTACAAGGCTCCAATCTCACGGAAATCGCCATCAATGATCTACCGGTGATGCCAGAGCAGATTTTGGGTTACGAACGTAAAGGGCTTAATCAGGGTTTGAATGCGCTGGGGCAGGTGTTTGAGCGCCATCGCCCGATGGTCGGTGCCATGGCGTTGGGCACCGCTTACGGCCTGCTGCGCGTGCTGGATAACAGTGCACTCAATAGCGATGACCAGCGCTGGCGCGCTCAGCAATGGCGCACCTATCATCTGCTGCGCCAACAGCTGGATAACATTGCAATGCGTTACCAAGCCGGTCAGTCGCAATATCACACCACCAGCCAGTTAAAGCGCCGCTGCACGCTATTTGTTGAAACGCTGGCGCACCGTATGCCGCATATGTTAAGTGAACAGGCCTGGCTTGAGGATGCCGCACTGCGCCGCCGCTGCCGTGATGCGATGGCGTTTGAGTACATGGAAGGTACTGCCCATATCCACCTGATGAACAGCTTTCGCTGCTACACCGCCAGGGGAGGCGTCTGTGCCCACGTATCTTGACCCGCGGTTAATTCTGCATCGCCATTTTCCGCTGCCCGATGTGCTGCCCCACCATGAGGTGACGCCAGCGCAGGAGTATTACTGGCATGATTACACCACCAGACTGTTTGCCAGCAACGGGCTGCGCTGGCAGGAACAGTTGGTCAACCCACAGCAATATGCCAAGGTCGTTAGCAATTTAACCTCTTTTATCAATATGATAGGGAATCTCCTGCCGGAGTATCAGGCCGGTAATGACACCGCCCATATCGACAGTGTTTTAATGGCACACTGGACACCGGACGTGCACCTTGGCAGTTCAGTGGTGAACTATGTGATTGAGTCGCTCAAGCTTCCCGCGTGTCTGGCCCTGACGATAAGCGATCGCGGGCCGGATGCAGCGCTGTTTGCCTTTTCCAGCATCGCAAACTGCCAGCAAGACGACGATCACGACGCCTTGCTGTTAATCGCCGATCAACGCCACCTGTTGTATCGCTCTGCGCTGATGACATCACTCGACCCACAAAGTAACGCCTGCCTGTTCTCTGTCAGCGGGCATGAACAGCCTTTACGTTATCAAGGGTTCTGCCGTCAGGCACAGCCCGACACCGCATCCCTGACGCCCGCCGTGCAGCGGCTATCACACCATTTTTCGCTACGCACACACCGGTTGTGCGTGATTGCCGAGCCTCTGTTACTGGCCGGTCTGCCCGCCTCAATCACCCCCATCGCCACCAATCCACGGCTGGTTTGTGCCGCCCCGTTCGTGGCGCTGGCAGAGCATTATCAACCCGGTCAGGACTATTTGTTACTGGTCCAACACCAGCAACACCTGAGCGCACTGGCGCTGCGGGGGCTAGCATAAATGCGCCTGACTCATGTCGTCACCTGGGTGCCGGAACCGCGTTTGTCTGCTCAGGAGATCATTGGTGCCGCCGGAGCCAGTGCCTCTGAAGCACGGATTTTCTCGCAATTGTTTGGTTTTCAGCAGGTTGCCGTACTTGATGCTAACCTGACGCTGACGGCGGTATTCTCCCGGCTGCTAACGCAGTTACAGCAACACTCGCCCCGGCCGCAACAACCGGTTGATGCCCTTATCTACGCGCACGGTATGCCCGTGCAGTACGCCACCTCATCCGACTGGCTGACGCAGCTTGGACGCACTCATCCTTTTGTCGATTCACTCGCGCCGTGCTACGAGCTGGACCAACAAAATTGTGCCACGCTGTTTTGGGCACTGGCGCTGGCACAACGCTTACTGGCACAGCAAAAGGCCGCGAGGGTGGCCATCATCGCGGGTGACACGTTCGCAGCCTATCCCGTGCAAGAGCGCTATGTTCCAGGGTGCTCGCTGGCCGGTGATGCATTTGCCGCATTACTGCTTGAGGAACATACCGATGGATTGCAGTTGGGGCCGGTCTTCATGGATCAAAGAATGGAATTCCATGAAGGGCTCTATGGTGATACTCAGGCACTCAAAGCGTTTTATCAGGCACATGATGACATGGTTAATACCGCACTGTGGGGAGCATTAGCACCACACACCGACATCGCGCGCCACCAGATCCATCTGCTCCCTCATAATGTTAACCGGTTAAGCTGGCTCAACTATTCCCGGCGGCATCAGCATCCGCTGGAAAATATTTCGCTGGGCCTGATGCCAGATATCGGCCACTGCTATACCGTTGATCCACTGCTGTTACTCCCGGCGGCTCTGCCAGCCATCCGCAAAGGTCAACCTCATGTGATGCTCTCTGTCGGGCTGGGAGCCTGGATCGGCAGTTGTCGGATAAGCGATAACGGGCCGCCGGTTGACCGCCGTTCTCTCTAAAAATATTTGTTAAATGTTATTTACCAGAGCAATGCTCAATTTCAGACAACAATGGATAATTACGCTGTGCATAATAGCAATCAGGGAAGGCTTTCGCGGGCTGCCTGCAAAGCGACAGGGACGTAACTGAACCACCCATCTGAAACCACGG
This sequence is a window from Dickeya aquatica. Protein-coding genes within it:
- a CDS encoding VOC family protein produces the protein MKFSHLGYIVRNSDTTIAAMATFFPHIAVHRKKVTAQQIYVTFMNTADGDMQIELVEPLPENRLLNGLLEKENKACLPYHICFEVSDFEQKYQQLRAEGWLALTRPFHAYPQGPLASHLYKPEAGIMEIMSGSTQLIALGETA
- a CDS encoding 3-oxoacyl-ACP synthase produces the protein MRLTHVVTWVPEPRLSAQEIIGAAGASASEARIFSQLFGFQQVAVLDANLTLTAVFSRLLTQLQQHSPRPQQPVDALIYAHGMPVQYATSSDWLTQLGRTHPFVDSLAPCYELDQQNCATLFWALALAQRLLAQQKAARVAIIAGDTFAAYPVQERYVPGCSLAGDAFAALLLEEHTDGLQLGPVFMDQRMEFHEGLYGDTQALKAFYQAHDDMVNTALWGALAPHTDIARHQIHLLPHNVNRLSWLNYSRRHQHPLENISLGLMPDIGHCYTVDPLLLLPAALPAIRKGQPHVMLSVGLGAWIGSCRISDNGPPVDRRSL
- a CDS encoding acyl-CoA dehydrogenase family protein, producing the protein MNDTERFLLPLKQLIEDTLHEGRHLGGQIDIDPDKARITAQYSLAPMLNTLGVPADFQPVSWLTEHDTALRALPLPLRCELYESFGYIDPNLLFAAPGPGMAALVVENMGTQAQQEAFFTAFKRELTWSSFAMTEPEAGSDAQHIQTHAVKTDGGWLINGEKYLIGNGVVADIGVVFARTAPGPLGINVFIFSPRHDEGVEAERIPIHGVPGCNVSHLRFRNLFVPDNALLGQHLKPTERFARSAMVTFDSLRPCVGAIALGVARAALDLSLQQRWATPRSQWRQKAQRQLQAALAQARFICERIERGEPCGREAGLAKITATRVAEQVVLNVVHHAPPAALAQYPRLAKALRDVKALEYTEGTTFIHLLNHGYRGA
- a CDS encoding acyl carrier protein encodes the protein MSAKSPETSTSVLPDNAASYYPYIVKAIGMVLETDDLSELHPHTDLERDLGFESGIFIELMMYLEEMITGLSIDPVMLDTQHITTIDSLDRFIHAQREHDLSCAQ
- a CDS encoding AMP-binding protein, whose product is MCTVAAWQYLVSLFARFDGVQSAAAYSVNGDLRYHQLYHSALTLAAQLQAHHQASGHPQPAPVLLYGHKHPASLAGWWACLLTGHPVVPVENDNTAERLRFIADGIQAGLLLNASEHAAPECGLPVILATVLSEARMPDTDTPQTLAALCQHMEHAFGHKKVSGIAYIMFSSGTTGAPKGIQVSYPNLAHFVRWAVEHFADPGPVSGNIRYCFDVSQYELWLAWYYRQPLCVLDYRDVINTRKMIARHADAGTQTWVSTPSLTRNYLRDKSFCQQNLPALNQFIFCGEVLSKELVQALQHAFPGCRLVNTYGPTECTVAVSACDITPSMLEHDAPLPLGTARPGVTLRIEGEAARGEIIITGDAVSAGYLNASPAQQARFFTDASGVRGYRTGDIGSLRDGLLYFHGREDSELKIQGYRVVISDIENALRAHPLVQDAIVTPWLLRGVAQGLQAFVLADQPDIFPQLADYLRRYFPVYMVPKFWYPVEEAALNHNSKLDRLRVTEQAIDKGKRYVFVSS
- a CDS encoding acyl-CoA dehydrogenase family protein → MKALTFSNVLKELDALGEKLRRAASEAESDRARALSCLEDELLYTIAYIGIPPQFIPFKGWDYLACHYSDHISMLEYLSRFDASGLMMLPGASLSARAVTTLGTPEQQAFFFSRFNQPPNWAFFAVTEPEFGSDTQAIISSLTRTETGYRLNAHKKFIGGAQLASVGLVFAREGNIQRLVMVEPQQAADRMTITPLEQFGLQGSNLTEIAINDLPVMPEQILGYERKGLNQGLNALGQVFERHRPMVGAMALGTAYGLLRVLDNSALNSDDQRWRAQQWRTYHLLRQQLDNIAMRYQAGQSQYHTTSQLKRRCTLFVETLAHRMPHMLSEQAWLEDAALRRRCRDAMAFEYMEGTAHIHLMNSFRCYTARGGVCAHVS
- a CDS encoding 3-oxoacyl-[acyl-carrier-protein] synthase III C-terminal domain-containing protein, yielding MLGHLEAIEVSFPPVVQSLSEVAGEVGLNPLDIRMFERFYGLRRFHGGPGTLDDLLTPVIVQMQASQPQAFAAISHVVHCHTVPGVRVFEHASHSPAWLSHFPAHVEFASLTMGHCATPLTAADWLLKQLAPDEFGLMLIGEKAFHPRVKLIRDTTLMGEAACAVLLSRRGRGPAILSRYTGQDGRFSVQTGFDADETSDFGQHYIDFTRQHLYAALDKAGLNIRELDWIAPHNVNRSSWHRLAQLLPFPRERIFLDNISVYGHCFGADPFINLRQLQQQQALHTGDKVLLVSVGLGATYSSLLVQI
- a CDS encoding AMP-binding protein codes for the protein MFSSVLDPIQTHIRQQPQQLAIINDSGSYSFATLGLRIEAIRQVLRAHKPHCVLIYGHKQLDAAAAMLACAFEAMTFTFADIANPAERIGRIASVTQADLILLTCLPPEGSAFPALPTQMTDALAERAPLRPAQAAEPSTLLYVLTTSGTTGEPKGVKISRGNYEALARWALPLLHPEPRGAHVNHACLSFDLGIMDVFLTLAAGKTLIMLDHRNNIRPRKNLSLLASPAIQVESWFSTPGFLELMCADAQFSQHSLPNLKKIAIGGEALLPALATTLHERFPQAEILHCYGPTEAACMTHAAPIGLDNLPASPPLSLGCACGDNQLGIIDAQQHPVPSGTVGEIVLYGPQISPGYLPETDPRNALFGDGPAGRYYRTGDQGYLDSQGQLFVKGRDDGQIKWLGNRIETGDIEAVTRQLDAVQQAVVLTEKNTTTIKDLILCLHLAPDTAERRASLRHELAQRLPAYMVPRIIHFTGPFPLTLHGKTDRVALMRQYQAEVAAID